The following nucleotide sequence is from Euleptes europaea isolate rEulEur1 chromosome 3, rEulEur1.hap1, whole genome shotgun sequence.
TTTTTCCTGCAGGTCCTTTCGGTTTAGCAAAACTCTGTTTGTGCGCATGTTGTTTAGGATGGACTTCTTCATAAAGGAAGTCAGCAGTTAACTCATCTCCGTCATCTATTTCGATCTGGAAGGTGAGGGAAAGAGAGATAATCAAATCTTGAGAATATGTCTTCACCTACCTAATGATTCTTTTTAATGCATGATTATAGATCTTTTAAGATTTAGGTTATATACCATTGCCTACTTCATAACATCTTATGATACCCACATATGAAACTAAACAACCATACGCAGAATCTTCTGTAAACTGATTTCTCTTGCTGCATTTGGACAACCGTAGTTTGCCATGTTTACCATTGGGTAAACAGAGAAAAGACAGGCTGTTAATCccaaggaacagttcaattctGTGGAGGGTTCAGGGGTACCCAAGCCTATGGAAACCCATGGCTTAGGCATACTTAACTCTGTAAAGGATCTGTCAATTTACTGTTTCATATAGTAAAAAAGATCTTCAtctatgtttgtttttaatacattttgaAATTTATATGTGTTCTCTGGCTTCAATAGTATACAAAGCATTAAAACTTAATGGAACAGCCAAACTGGTAACAGAAAATCACCAACAAAGAGGAAAGCAGATTGCCTGTGGGGAAGACATCTAGAATCTGGGTGGGTGCCACCCTCCAGATTATAGATCTTTTAAGATTTAGGTTATATACCATTGCCTACTTCATAACATCTTATGATACCCACATATGAAACTAAACAACCATACGCAGAATCTTCTGTAAACTGATTTCTCTTGCTGCATTTGGACAACCGTAGTTTGCCATGTTTACCATTGGGTAAACAGAGAAAAGACAGGCTGTTAATCccaaggaacagttcaattctGTGGAGGGTTCAGGGGTACCCAAGCCTATGGAAACCCATGGCTTAGGCATACTTAACTCTGTAAAGGATCTGTCAATTTACTGTTTCATATAGTAAAAAAGATCTTCAtctatgtttgtttttaatacattttgaAATTTATATGTGTTCTCTGGCTTCAATAGTATACAAAGCATTAAAACTTAATGGAACAGCCAAACTGGTAACAGAAAATCACCAACAAAGAGGAAAGCAGATTGCCTGTGGGGAAGACATCTAGAATCTGGGTGGGTGCCACCCTCCAGAAGGCCCAGCTTCTTATCCCCACTCCAAGTGAGGCTACAAAGTAGAGCCTTTCTGACAAAGTCTATGCAGGATCACAAACACTGCAAGTACTAAATAGCTATGAGATCAAATGATTATAAAATTCATAATTCAAATGAAAACAATCACTGGAAAAGTGACTGACCTGCCCAGGGCTTCAAGGATAGGACCAACTGACTTGCCAGCTATTAATATTACCTTAATCCACTAGATACACAGTTGAATTGCATTAGTTGTCAACTATTTAATAAAATGACCTAATTTCCTTACCCCGCATATAGAAACAAATGGATTCAGCAACATGGAGTAGCTGACCTCTGGCAATGAGGCATGAAGACTGGGACAGATTGTAGAAAAGTATCATCAGCTCTTACGTACAGGACTTGAGGTGATCAAACCATATTAAGAAAGCACTCTCAGGCTTAGTGTTATCCCACCCAGAGCACACAGATCTACAAATGCTTTCATGGGCTTCTGCTTGCTCAGGATCTGCTATAGGACCTACCTACAGATAGCAGCCACTGTGATAACTGTTTCTGCAGAACATCACCAGCTGCTACATTTATTCTGTGCACAGAAAATGCAGTCCAGCGTGTCTTAAACTCTCAGGCAAAAATGGATGCTAAGAGAACTGGATAACAGCACAATGGGTGGCAGGGTGGTGGGGGACCATGTTACACCAGCCCTGTACTCGCCACGAGACAAAAAGCCAGAGTGGAGAGTGTGGGGCTCTGCCACCCACTGTCCTGCTATCAATTCTTaacatgaaaaaatatatattgggagGTTTGTCTGAGAGTTTTGGGGTACTAACAGAGTTGGGTCTAAAAGATGGCTTGGCGTCAGAGCTAGAAAGCCTGAGTTGCGTCCTTACCTTTCGGATGATCTGCATCCACAGCTGTCTTTCTGCAATGTCTAGGAGAGGGCTCTTGCAGCTAGAATATAACATCCGCTCTCGTATACTACACATATAGCCAGGCATAGAGTAGATAAAAACTGCAGAATGTGTAAGTggtgagaaattaaaaaaaaatcctttacagtattttatttccaACAACGTATTATTGTGTCTTGCTTCGCATTCATGTTAAAagcacatatatattttttttaattgggggatGCCATCCATACTGCAAAAGATTATGCTGGTTGTGTGTTGGAACAATAATCTAGCACCCCATTTAGAACAGCTAGGTAATTACGTTTTGTGGCTCGTAATTCTCAACCACAACTAAATAAACATTACCAAACCCACGAGGCTTCTGATGAATCCCACTATCTAATCAAGTAGACTGGAAGACTGGAATTCTGGCATACCTATCGATTCCAAGTGGTCTCCTTCATGGGAATGTTTGTAGAGGAAAAAATGGTACCGTGCAGAATCCTTTGGAATCCTTTTCGGTAAGTCTTTCAGTTCCGTTGAGAGAGTGCTAGCCAGGACAATCATTTCGTTTTTCATATCAATTTGCTGTTAACATAAATAGTATTGGTTGGTACGAAATATATGCATGATATATCTGTGATTCAAAGAAATAACTATGGGAAATAATTTTaggaaaacattttcaaaatgaaTAATTATAATCTTTCCAATACAAAGACTGCAATGCTGTCGAACACTACTGTTGAGCACTATAAAGCAGTATAATCTTTACTATTTTCATCAGCAACAACCTTCAGGATGAAGGCAAAGGAATAAACTCACTCACTTACCAACTGCACATAGTTTAGCTGTTTATTTTTCAATTCTTCCAGCGCTTGGAGGGCTTCTTTTGCTATTGGAAATGCTACACCTTGTAGAGTCTGATGCTTTGTATCAACACTGACTTCAGTTTGTACCTGGGAAACAATATCGAGCAGCTTAGAAATGGTCAAAACATACAAACCTATTTGCTCTCCACTCAATCCAAGTACTACTGCGTGATTTGTGCGTTTtctgaactgagttggtttttaACCTTCAACATAAACTGGCTACATTTGAAGAAGTGGGCTCCAGTCCATCCATATTGGTTAGAAACATTTGGAACTGGCAGGTGTTCTTTTGGTGCAAAGGTTTATACAAGCTAGTTAAAGCAGACTTCATCACTTCATTTTAGACTTCCAAAAAATGACTCACTGTTGACATGGGTctgaacatttaaaaagaaaaagacttaGCCCTTTGCCATTGTGGTACCTCATTAATTTTGATTTGTCGAAGTTCTTCTTCTGCTGCAGTCAGAGGGGCAGGGGAAGACTGAGTTACCAAGTACTTTTGGTATCCATTCAAAGAAACATCATCCTGAAAACACAAACACCAGCTGTCTACACAGGAAGTTTAATTACAAAAATTTCTACGTAAGTCTTCCAGTTCTACAGTTTGAAAAAAGGACTCACTATCTTCAATTGCTCATGGAACTTGATTCCTAGATGTTACTCAGGAGCAAACCCAGCCAAATggtccttttaaaaatacatacctTGTTTGTTCCAAACACTTCATCTTTAATATGTCCGCCTCCAAATTCTTTCTTCAAAGTAGCTCGAGTAGCTGCATACAACATTTTTTGACGAACCTGATAGGTTATGAGGGAGACTAGTTATTATCTTGGAAGCTGAACTGAATGGAAGTTAAAGCTACTCCTCAAAGTGCTAATATCTACGGGTTCAATCCAAGGACTCCCTTCTGCAAAATGAGAGTCTTCCTCTGAAAAAGCAGCTTTTCCTCCCAAGGAAAAACACGTCTATTTTGAGGAGAGGAGTCTTTGGCTCCAACCCATTAGGTTCATTTTCCTACTGTGACAGTTGGAGATGAGCTCAACTTAAGAGATAGAGAAAGAAAGATTAACATTCTCATTTGTGTGGTGCCATCAACATGCATAGAAAACCCAAAAAGCCTACGTTGGCCTAGCAGGAAGAATGATGATGAAGCAGGGCCTAGATTTCACTTTGCTCAGCAATGAGTTTGTTGATTGGCCTTGGGTATCTTACCAACATCCTCAAGCTTGCCATTTATGACATGGGCCTGTTAACTGGCCGTCTTACTCCTAAGGAAAGGTCCAGAAGAACCTTATCCTGTGCCAAACTAAGGAGATGTGGAGCTGACCATTGTCTGGAAGGGAGACCATGGACAGTCATGTAAGCTACGCTGAACTTTCCAGAGGAAGAATGGGTTAAAAGTAATACTTAATGTCCAACAAGTCCATAAGTGAGAGAACACAAATGTCTACAAGAGGGAGTTTGCTACTTACCTTAGTTAGATTTTTAGGAGGTAAGTTAAGGAGGCAGGAAGAGTTAGGTGTGTTCTAAGAGGAAGCTCCAGGTGAAAGACTAGCCAGGAAGGCCGAGTACAACTGACTGACAGAGCAGAAGTACCATAGCAGCAAAAAtggaggtctcaggcagagatgtaGCAAGAGAGAAAAGGTGAAAGGTAAGAGTGTAGTAAGGCCATgaggtctcttgtagacaaagcACTGTAGTAACACTTTGCATAGGGTGTGAAGGGAGGCCCGAGGAAATTTGtcattatttctgtagcagacaAGCTAGACAATTCTTGCAACAGAACTTTGGACATCGGTGAGAGGACCAGACCAAAGGGCcatgacaatgaagaaagttgtaACCATTAAGGACTTAATATGGTGAATCGAAACTTGGTAAAATGGAATAAAGAGTACTGAAAAAGCTATCAAAGGATAAGTGTCAGTATCTGTTGATTCCGGAAGGATGAAAACGAATGAGACAAGGCCCAGATGACTTGAATTAACAAAATGGATGGTAGCATTGAGAGAAATGGATAATGAACAGCAAAAAGAAGGAGGGTGGGAAGTTCTTGGGCATTCTGAGATCCATATGTCAGCAAGTTACTTCAAAGAAACAGCTAAGTTTGAATGGAGAGATAGGGAAGAGAGATACTTGTCTTGACCATCATATCAGATACTGCTACGCAACATGGGGAAAAGTGGCAGATGACCAATTCAGAGCCCAAAAGAAGCGGGGAGGGGTGGCAAGTACAGAGAAGGATCATTCAGGTTTATCATATCTGGGATGTGAACTGCAAAAAGAGAGCTACTCTTGTATATAGCTCCTTCTATGCCAATCTAAAGGGCAGAGCTCTAGTAAGGTACTATAGAAAGGGAATGTTTGGGTAGTCTGGGAGACTATTAGCCCCATTTGTCAGGGGTGGATGCCTGCAGCTTCAACAGTGGCATACCACTGAACTTCAAACTTACTGGCCTGTATCCGACCATGTTCTGAAGCCTAGCAGGAAattaagttttcttaagagagggTGCTTTTTGTCAATTCCCCCTAGATCCCCTGACTGCTGTTTCTGAGAGTCCATTGACCCTCAGTGCGTAGGAACAGGAGATTGGTGAAAATTGCTACCCCCTCTTAAGAAAACTGAAGTGCCCTtaagttttttgttgttgacatttattaaaatacaacaccaccaaagagagaaaagaaacaaaaatataccAATTAAAAATATACCAATTAAGTATAATGACAAAGATGACATTTAAGTTTTACCATGACATTTAAGTTTTATTAACtgtgtggttggatacaggccattaTTTAAATGATGATATTTAGACTAAAATCCTAAGCATTTTTAACTTTGGAAAAAAAACTCACTCAGTAGAACTGTAAAAATATAAATCTGACTGGGATATTTAGTTTCAGCTCCAGAAACTGGactacaggtatttcccacttCCTTTCTCTGAAAGTATTATGCTTTCAGATCCTGTCACTGTGGGAGTCAATACCACAAACATTTGGACAATTCCTACCCAGCAGGGTGTCTAGtattggggaaaaaatccatatAACTTGCTCTACCAATGTGCATCTAGTATCTACAACATACCACAGTTCTGTGGAACAGCACAAAAGGAAAACTCATGAGCGGTGTTGGGGTACATGTGCCTGTTTGCGAGTGAAGGGGCCTTGTTGCAATAATTGTCTTGCTGTATTTTAAGTAAGTGCTTAAAATACAGCAAGGCAATTGAGAAATGGGAAAAAACACTTCATGGTTTGAAGGGCACACTAGTGATTTCATTTTGTTACTTACAGGAGAATGATCTGGGGACCAGGCAATAAAGATCCATTCATATCCTTGGGCATTTTGGGAATCTAGTCTGTACAATATATAACACGGCTGCTTGTCTTCAAGGAGTGGGAGAACAAAGGAATCGTAGTCCTTTTCCCAGGATTCACCAGGTTGTTTAGCAGATCCCACAATAAGCTGTTCTGTGAAGATGGAAGTGTAGTTAAGGCACTATTGATGGTAACAAAAAGGAAATTATACCTCACTACAAATCTGCTCAAAGGCCTACAGTGGATGAATATGAGATGTAACATGGAACAGAAGTGAAAAATAATGATCGACTTGAGGCACACAATGAAAGGAAGACAAAAGTCTGAACTTTTCCCTGCAAAATTGTTTGAgtttattaacagtgcaatcataaacagagtAATACCCTTCTAAACTaattggcttagaagggtttcgctctgcttaggattttatTGTTAATGTGGTAGTGTTACATTTCCAAAGACAGAAGATTTTGATTCATAAAGAAGCAAATTTtaataaatggaataaaacatAACCTATCATCCCTCCAAAACAAGCAAAATCTGGCTTATATGAATGTTGCTTCTCCTGAATACAGGTAAGATCTTCCCAGAAAAATGCTGATTTCATTGGGAGAGCTGTAAATATGACTATCATTTAGCATAATCAATTAACTAACGTTAAAGATATATAAAAAGCAAGCAATTTCTATCAATAGTATGTGTGCATTGTAAGCATCCTTGTTTCCAAGGCACAAAAACTTAAAAATCCATTCATCATCACATTTTGAATAGTAACTTAAATTGATTTATCTTTCCCTCATCTATAGAACACTCTAGGAAAGACATGTGTGCATGTTAAACACTTACCATTTTCAATAACTATTTTTAATAATCTGTATTGTCCATTCCGGGCTCTTGCAAAAGTCTCTTTGACATCTTCGCTAGCTGAAAaaggcaataataataataataataattattaaatgAATTTTAGTTATTTTTAAAACCACTCCTTTGAATAATGCATTATGAGAAAAAGCCAAAGCACCCAGATACAACactccccacccacacagcagccatcccaaCTTTACTGCAAACTTACCCAAaactgtagagaaaagcaggtctgagaaagactggagaaaaaACAAGGAAACCCCTGGAGGTACACTAGTACACCACAATGGTATGGGGAAGCATGAAATAAACCTGCTTTCCAACAGCACTGAAGCTGGCGCAGGTAACCATGTGGAAGCCTCCTTCAATACAGCGAAGGAGAAAGACCAAGGGTTAGTACATGACTGCACAAGAAGAATTATCTAACTTTCTAATCCTCCCTATTTTGCAAGCACTGGAAAAGGTAAACATTCATCTGTTCTAGATATGACCTGGATTATAGCTTTGTTGCTAGGCTTAGTTTCTGGCTTTGTTGCCAGAATCACATAAGTGTTATTCAGATTTCAAATATGCCAATTTGCAGGAGGCTGGGAATTCAATCAAAGGAGCTGAGAGTCCAACCCAGATTAAACCAAAGATCCAAACTACTTGGCTAGGGTGTTCAGCCAAACTGTGTCTTTCAGTACTTACTTGAGTTTTTGGCTCTTTTAAATCGCTGAAATGGCCTTTGGTCTCAATAGTATGGAGCTGATCTTATTAGCTTTAAAAGCCAGCCAATACAGGCTGTTTTTGGGATAGTGGTTTTGACAAGATCGTCTCTCACCTGAACCTACTTCAAAGGGCTGTTGTCAGGCCAACTGCTAAGATGAAAAGGGAAAAGCCCAGAACAAATGGCCCTCCAAGCAATTTTAACTTGTAAATAGTAGGGCACCTCATAGACTGAGACTGCAATGCAGTAAAAAGAGGTTTAAACATTAAAGCCATTTTGATGATCTTCCCCAAAAGCTCTCCCCTGCCTTAGCTGCTATTTGCTAGAGAAAAATGTATTTCCCTCAACAGGGCTAATAGCAACTTAGGGGTATGGTGTGGCATTTGAAATTAAGAAACAGGTGTAAGAGAAGAGGTTCTATCCACCACCTATACAAAAATCCAGATCTGAACTGAGAACCTCTACAGCCAACTTCtaccagtgtttttaaaaagccagtgaTTCATTTAAAGATATTATTAAAATCCAGCTTAGAAACATAGATCATAAAAggttttttgttcctgcctccccgagcaagcGATGGGAATaacccactctgaagatgccctcctcctcagagcgtgaacagcagtaagaacataagaaaggccctgctagatcagaccaaggcccatcaagtccagcagtctgttcacacagtggccaaccaggtgcctctaggaagccacaaacaagacgactgcagcagcaccatcctgcctgtgttgcaccgcacccaaaattataggcacgctcctctgatactagacagaataggtatgcagcatgactagtatccattctaactaatagccatgaatacccctctcctccatgaatatgtccactcccctcttaaagccctccaagctggcagccatcaccacatcctggggcagggagttccacaatttaactatgcgttgtgtgaaaaaatacttccttttatctgttttgaatctctcaccctccagctttagcagatgaccccgtgttctagtattatgggagagggagaaacacttctccctgtccactctctccaaaccatgcataattttatagacctctatcatgtctctccttagccaccttctttccaagctaaacagccctaagtgtcctaaccgctccccataggacagttgctctagtcccctaatcattttggttgctcttttctgcaccttctcaagctctgctatatccatttttaggtgtagtgaccagaactgtacacagtatttattCCAAGTGTGGTATCACCACagatttgttcaagggcagtatgatatcagcagttttggcctggtgcctaaaggaaAGCAACGTAGGTGCCAGGTAAGCCTCATGGGGCAGGGCATTCCATAAGCAAGGTGCCATTACTAAAATgctccatctctctccccccaaagCAGGGCAGAGAGAGCAGGACTTGAGAGGAATatatcttaactggcaggctagaCAATACATGTGTGAGGATGAACTACTGAGTTTGAGGGAGTGGCCAGGCTATAGGAAGGCAAAACAGGCAAGGGAGAGTTTTTGTAGGGAGGAAGGAGTCTTTAAACTTTCtctgtggtaaaaaaaaaaaccctctctccaACTGAGCAATCTCACCTCGCCATCCTACTGCTCCTGTCAGCAGGTATGCAAAGACAGGCAAAAGGTGTGGCACCCCCCCATGCATATGCATTAGCAAcaggtccttccaaaaagcaacaaccagaacaacaaaaaatactcTGCAAGGGGTCTGAGACTCAGTTGGTTGAGGATCTTTGATCTGAGCCATTCCAGCAGATTTGTCTAAGTCCAATCTTTACTAAAGTTTACAAGTGTTCTATGCTATTTGTGCCAATTAAGGATATTGATTTAAATGTCTtagataggtttgccagatcagggttggaaaatacctggagattttgaagcagagcctgaggagggaggggtttggaacctcagcagggtataaaaccatagaggccaccctccaaagcagacattttctcctggtgaactgctcttggtcatctggagatcaactgtaatagtgggagatatgcAGGtgccactgggaggttggcaatgctacttaCAGCACAGTCATATGCTCGACTGCTCTGAAGTAAGCCCACCATATTGAATGGCACTTAACTCTCAGGAAAGTCTGCATATAAGATTGTTGCCTTGGTTGATTTCTTCCTTGGATGGTGGAGAGTTGAAAATCAATGGATAAGCCACGCATAGcaatttaaacaacaacaacaaattcctACTGGGACTAACATAAAAAAATCACAGGTATGTTACTGAGCTACGACCAATGAAAAAACTTATCTCCTTATGGAGAGCAACTCAGATTTGCAAGATGTATTGCAGGAATAACAAGGGGAAAgttcctccccccttttaaagttCCTTTCAGCTGTTTCCTGGGATAttaggggttaccgcattatgtattcccagcgacgtattaagagtttgaaaacatagaAAAtaatgttcgcactttctatgtattcccaccgatgtattaggagtttgaaaatgttataaaaaatattgctcacactttctatgtattcccaccgatgtattaagtttgaaactgttataaaaaatactgttcgcactttgtttggcccctttagctgtgaagatgtcttccaaccattttttagccgtggcatccaaaaccccttttaaagtgaggctttttataacatttccaaaccctTGATagatcgctgggaatacctagtggggtaacagcctttgtttggcccctttagctgtgaagacgtcttccaaccatttcttAGCCGTActatcaaaaaacccttttaaagcaatgtttttttataacattttcaaactcttaataaatcggtgggaatacataatgcggtaacccccaaaggcAGGCCTTTGCAACTTGCAGAGAGCCCAATAAGGTAACTGTGCCTGATCCTGATGTCAGAAAAACATACCCAACTTGTATGAgctttcataccctaccagaaaatatttttgttcgtctgtaaggtgctactggactcttgcccttttctaataccCAACTTTGACTTTTCTAATACCCAACTTTGACTGTACGGTTGACACAAGAGCTGCCCTGCTGAGTCTATGGTTAAGGGCTAAATTACAAAGCAGACTGGAAGAAGCGTTGCCAACACTTTTCTGGCAACGCTCCTGTGTCTTGAATACTCccgaaaagaaaaaaattctccTTGCTGCATTCTGCCCTCTCCAAATACCCAACTGTTGCATTTCCACCTATTTGTCCCGAAGCTAGGAACCCTGCAAATTTCGCTTgcggcgtccccccccccccgctctctggAAGCTCACCCACGTGACTAGAAATGGGTAAAACGAGCCTGGGAAGCGGCTCCCCCCGAATTCCGCTGGGCTGATCCCCGATCGAGCGGGTCTTCGGCCGGGCGaagagcttcgcccccccccccgcgcgatGCACGCGCCGCCTCGCTCAGCCGTTCGAATCCGGGGGGTTTGCTGAGctgagcagagcctggggagcCGCTGCGGAGCGGCCCCTGCTCACCAGCAGCACGCCGGCGGCGGAGCGAAGGGGCAGGTGCAGGCCGAGAGAGGCCACCGCGAGCCTCTTCTGCCCAAGGGATGGCCTCTGCCCGCGTGAGACTTTGCATTGGCTCGCTTTCGCAGGGGCTTCGCAGGGGCTTGAAGCGGGCAAGCGTACAGGGAAAGGCACCCCTGCGCAGACTCCGATGCGTTGTTTCTTTTGTTAGGGCATTACGTGGCGAAATAGGGGCCGGGGCGGAGAACTCCGGTCCAGCCCTGCAAAGAAGGGAATCAAAAGGGTGGaagcgcacgggaggttttgcctggggtttttgccgctctctcgatgcacatttcccccatctgaattctcagaactctgcagggggggctgattgttgagtgctgaggatcgggggggggggagaaggtgcatttagagagcggcaaatccaagaccaaacctcccgtgcgttttcgccccaagctCCCCAAAACTCGCAGCGAGGACTCCAGATGCCGGAAGTTTGGCCCGTCACCGGCTCTTTCCCATTCCTCGTCGGGCACGGCGCAGGCAGGCACCCGGGAGAGCGGCGGGGGCCAAGCAGGGCAAGGGGGGGGCAAGCCGGGAGGGAGCTCTGGAGGTACCTTGGATGCCGGTCTGGTGGGACATGGCGCCGAGCAGCCGGGCAAGCGTCGCCTCTGGGCTGGGGCAACGGCACGAGCGACCGCGGCAGTCCAGACCGGCCCGGGAAACCCACGTGACGCGCCGCCGCCACTCAGCGACTCGCATTCCATAGCCCCGGCCGGCTGCTCCTTCCGGCCCGGCTGCTGCGCTGGATTTGGCTGGGAGCCGCAGGCAGCGCCGCCATGTGCAgccgtaacccccccccccgaggcggAGTGGAATCGCCCGTGTGCGCTGGCCTGGAACGAAGCCGctatggggcttacttccaagtaggggAGTTTAGGATGCCAGAGGGGTAGTCTGCACCGACACAATTGCAATAGGagttttagaaaagagcaagagtccagtagcaacttaaagactaacaaaaaaattaaggtgctgctggactcttgcccttttctactactgcagacagactaacacggcgacccactgtgaattatcctaaTAGGAGTTTTGTGGAACCTTAAAGAGTTTACAATGGaaactttggctgttaccgcactaggtattcccagcaatgtattaagagtttgaaaatgttataaaaaaaaatactgttcgcactttctatgtattcccaccgatgtatgaagagtttgaaaccgttataaaaaaatactgtccccatttgtttggcccctttagctgtgaagacatcttccaaccattttttagccgtggcatccacaaacccttttaaagcgatgttttttataacattttgaaactcttgatacatcgctgggaatacggtAACAgccatagctttaaaagggtttttggatactacggctaaaaaatggttggaagacgtcttcacag
It contains:
- the TWF1 gene encoding twinfilin-1; its protein translation is MSHQTGIQASEDVKETFARARNGQYRLLKIVIENEQLIVGSAKQPGESWEKDYDSFVLPLLEDKQPCYILYRLDSQNAQGYEWIFIAWSPDHSPVRQKMLYAATRATLKKEFGGGHIKDEVFGTNKDDVSLNGYQKYLVTQSSPAPLTAAEEELRQIKINEVQTEVSVDTKHQTLQGVAFPIAKEALQALEELKNKQLNYVQLQIDMKNEMIVLASTLSTELKDLPKRIPKDSARYHFFLYKHSHEGDHLESIVFIYSMPGYMCSIRERMLYSSCKSPLLDIAERQLWMQIIRKIEIDDGDELTADFLYEEVHPKQHAHKQSFAKPKGPAGKRGIRRLIRGPAESETPTD